The proteins below come from a single Garra rufa chromosome 25, GarRuf1.0, whole genome shotgun sequence genomic window:
- the slc7a10b gene encoding asc-type amino acid transporter 1 → MDGVERKRTEAQRSIMKDSDLKRDSGIPERVTLKKEIGLLSACTIIIGNIIGSGIFISPKGVLEHSGSVGLALLVWMLGGGVAALGSFCYAELGVTIPKSGGDYSYVTEIFGGLMGFLLLWSAVLIMYPTTLAVIALTFSNYVLQPVFPHCIPPFIATRLLSTICILFLTWVNCYSVRLATRIQDVFTVGKLLALGLIITVGLVQIFGGNYESLTPQVAFMFNKAPSIGQIALAFLHASFAFSGWNFLNYVTEEVVDPRRNLPRAIYISIPLVTIVYTLTNIAYFSSMSPEELLSSNAVAVTFGEKLLGVFSTLMPISVALSTFGGINGYLFTSSRLCFSGAREGHLPSLLAMIHFKHCTPIPALLVCCTATIVILCIGETHNLINYVSFINYLSYGVTIAGLLYYRWKKPNLYRPIKVSLFVPVCYLLFWALLLGFSLHSEPLVCGVGLVIMLTGVPVYFLGVYWKDKPKCIYDFTEWATYLGQRVFFVVFPQIDPIEVAEWTDRSSFTSKASGPL, encoded by the exons ATGGATGGAGTAGAGAGGAAAAGGACAGAGGCTCAGAGGAGCATCATGAAAGACAGCGACCTTAAACGAGACTCCGGCATCCCTGAGCGCGTGACACTCAAGAAGGAGATTGGACTTCTGAGCGCGTGCACGATCATCATTG GTAACATTATTGGCTCAGGGATCTTCATCTCTCCTAAGGGTGTTCTGGAGCATTCGGGTTCGGTGGGCTTGGCGCTGCTGGTGTGGATGTTAGGAGGAGGCGTAGCTGCTCTGGGCTCCTTTTGCTACGCTGAACTAGGGGTCACCATTCCTAAATCTGGGGGAGACTATTCCTACGTCACAGAGATTTTTGGCGGTCTCATGGG GTTTCTGCTGTTATGGAGCGCAGTATTGATCATGTATCCCACCACACTGGCAGTCATCGCTCTCACGTTCTCCAACTATGTGCTTCAGCCTGTTTTCCCACACTGCATTCCTCCATTTATAGCCACACGCTTGCTGTCCACCATCTGCATAC TGTTTTTGACCTGGGTGAACTGCTACAGTGTGCGTTTGGCCACACGGATCCAGGATGTCTTTACCGTGGGGAAGCTGCTGGCTCTGGGGCTCATCATTACTGTCGGTTTAGTGCAGATCTTTGGAG GTAACTATGAGAGCCTGACTCCACAGGTGGCGTTCATGTTTAATAAAGCTCCCTCCATAGGACAGATTGCTCTGGCATTTCTTCATGCTTCCTTTGCCTTCAGCGGCTGGAACTTCCTCAACTACGTCACGGAGGAAGTGGTGGATCCGAGGAG GAATCTTCCTCGAGCCATATACATCTCCATCCCACTGGTGACTATTGTGTACACGCTCACAAACATTGCATATTTCTCCTCCATGTCTCCTGAGGAACTGCTGTCCTCCAACGCAGTCGCTGTT ACTTTCGGTGAAAAACTTCTGGGGGTGTTTTCCACCCTCATGCCGATCTCTGTGGCGCTCTCCACTTTTGGGGGCATCAATGGTTACCTCTTCACCTCCTCCAG GTTGTGTTTCTCTGGGGCACGGGAAGGACATTTACCCAGCCTTCTTGCTATGATCCACTTCAAGCACTGCACGCCGATTCCCGCTTTGCTTGTCTGT TGTACTGCCACAATTGTGATCTTGTGCATTGGAGAAACGCACAACCTTATAAACTATGTGTCTTTCATCAACTACCTCTCTTACGGAGTCACTATTGCTGGCCTGCTCTACTACAGATGGAAGAAGCCAAACTTATACAGACCCATCAAG GTGAGTCTCTTTGTGCCGGTGTGTTACCTGCTCTTCTGGGCTCTACTCCTGGGCTTCAGTCTGCACTCAGAGCCGCTGGTGTGTGGAGTAGGGCTGGTCATCATGCTCACTGGAGTGCCTGTCTATTTCCTGGGGGTTTACTGGAAAGACAAGCCAAAATGCATATATGACTTCACCG